From Candidatus Cloacimonadota bacterium, one genomic window encodes:
- a CDS encoding LruC domain-containing protein — MFEDLWPNKGDYDLNDLVIDCNWIEKYYNNQSIYVPPFYFFKKIFEIEARFLIRATGASYKISFGVQLPDLCYIDGTVTTDLPQGLQVEQDNNTIIFIFDVHEALGSPSGEWTNTDESMAYFDPVEFIVHIPVEYVNGFDPAWDDWKSDPDNPIYNPPYNPFIYVNDIRSHEIHLANYPPTDSMNTSLFGTGDDDSNPAAGIYYRTSNGLPWGVNISESTVHMKETIPIIDGFNHFAEWAQSGGTTYTDWYINKSGYIDWGNIYTEPSPK, encoded by the coding sequence ATGTTTGAAGACCTATGGCCGAATAAGGGTGATTATGATCTAAATGACCTTGTGATCGACTGTAACTGGATCGAAAAATATTATAATAACCAGTCCATCTATGTCCCACCTTTCTATTTCTTTAAAAAAATCTTTGAAATCGAAGCAAGATTCCTCATTAGAGCAACCGGTGCAAGTTATAAGATTTCATTTGGTGTGCAACTCCCTGATCTCTGTTATATTGATGGAACGGTTACAACTGACCTTCCTCAAGGATTGCAGGTTGAGCAGGATAACAACACGATCATATTCATCTTTGATGTACACGAAGCTTTAGGTTCACCATCAGGAGAGTGGACAAATACGGATGAATCGATGGCATATTTTGATCCTGTAGAGTTTATTGTTCATATTCCTGTTGAGTATGTCAATGGTTTTGATCCTGCTTGGGATGATTGGAAGAGTGATCCGGATAATCCAATTTACAATCCACCTTATAATCCATTCATATATGTTAATGATATCAGATCACACGAGATTCACCTTGCAAATTATCCTCCCACAGACTCAATGAATACTTCATTGTTTGGAACAGGTGATGACGATTCAAATCCAGCAGCAGGAATTTATTATCGAACATCCAATGGCTTGCCCTGGGGTGTGAATATCTCTGAAAGTACCGTGCACATGAAAGAAACAATTCCCATTATTGATGGTTTTAATCATTTTGCCGAATGGGCCCAGAGTGGAGGAACAACATATACTGATTGGTATATAAATAAATCTGGTTATATAGACTGGGGAAATATATACACAGAACCCAGCCCAAAATAA
- a CDS encoding HEAT repeat domain-containing protein, translating to MKKKYSIVILAALIISLFFLPACAKKKPDRVKDLISDLDYVDKFIQIEAAEELAEIKDPRAVDPLIGILSDPHEEVRTAGVIALGKIKDPRAIMPLIQMFRDESLGVRKNAAIALQNMGFETIDPLIASLKDPDWRVRANAAEALGKKAEPKAVVPLINLLADKDMEVRQEAVNALAMIGDQRAIDPLEQLLIVEVKLQNWDIVEDIQDALQALGQAEIYFKEKE from the coding sequence ATGAAGAAAAAATACTCTATCGTTATATTGGCAGCACTCATAATATCCTTATTTTTCTTACCTGCGTGTGCCAAGAAGAAACCTGATCGTGTGAAAGATTTGATATCTGATCTGGATTATGTAGACAAATTCATACAAATCGAAGCAGCTGAAGAGCTTGCTGAGATAAAAGATCCCCGGGCTGTCGATCCTCTTATCGGCATTCTTTCTGATCCTCATGAAGAAGTGCGAACTGCAGGCGTTATTGCGCTTGGTAAAATAAAAGATCCCCGTGCTATCATGCCCCTTATCCAGATGTTCCGTGACGAAAGTCTTGGGGTTCGTAAAAATGCTGCAATTGCTCTCCAGAACATGGGCTTCGAAACCATCGATCCTCTTATCGCATCTTTGAAGGATCCAGATTGGAGGGTTCGAGCAAATGCTGCAGAAGCACTTGGAAAAAAAGCTGAACCTAAGGCAGTTGTTCCCTTGATCAACCTTTTAGCAGATAAAGACATGGAAGTACGCCAGGAAGCAGTAAATGCTCTTGCAATGATCGGTGACCAGCGCGCTATCGATCCTCTGGAACAATTATTGATCGTTGAGGTTAAGCTTCAAAATTGGGATATTGTCGAGGATATTCAAGACGCACTACAAGCGCTCGGGCAAGCTGAGATTTATTTTAAAGAAAAAGAATAG
- a CDS encoding molybdopterin-dependent oxidoreductase: protein MSNLKKLKTPIFWAEGHPGKLDRENWKIEVAGLCDSPRVFTWNDLHALPKTLADARLTSVTRWSVRGNWGGVKLSDILERVKPDPSVQYVRFWSVGYNYDTSIPLDIALKERTLLAYEIDGVYLEEDYGGPVRIFCPYLWGYKSAKSLVKIELMDHYEPGFWELRGYSDSGEIKAGKVIDVNDNRTIKKIPDGEVIKFIE from the coding sequence GTGAGTAATCTCAAAAAATTAAAAACACCTATTTTCTGGGCTGAGGGTCATCCCGGTAAACTCGACCGTGAAAATTGGAAGATTGAGGTGGCAGGTTTATGTGACAGTCCTCGAGTTTTTACATGGAATGACCTGCATGCTTTGCCGAAAACCCTTGCAGATGCTCGTTTGACCAGTGTAACCAGATGGAGTGTTCGCGGCAATTGGGGTGGCGTAAAGCTTTCTGACATATTAGAAAGAGTAAAACCTGATCCATCAGTTCAATATGTACGATTCTGGTCAGTTGGTTATAATTATGACACATCAATTCCTCTCGACATCGCATTGAAAGAAAGAACACTGCTTGCATATGAAATTGACGGTGTGTATCTTGAAGAAGATTATGGTGGACCAGTTCGAATATTCTGTCCCTATTTATGGGGTTATAAATCAGCAAAAAGTCTTGTTAAGATCGAACTGATGGATCATTATGAGCCCGGCTTTTGGGAATTACGCGGTTATTCAGATAGTGGTGAAATCAAAGCAGGTAAAGTTATCGATGTCAACGACAACAGAACCATAAAAAAAATACCCGATGGAGAAGTGATCAAATTTATCGAATGA
- a CDS encoding DUF523 and DUF1722 domain-containing protein, giving the protein MRIFQKPTIFISRCIEFDSCRYNGDMISSPEVRAMIDHVNFIHHCPEDKIGLGTPRDALRLVVIDGNNLLIQSNTELDVTEKMISYADKIISQLPEMHGFILKSRSPSCGIKDVKAYPRTGKVAMLHKKAKGIFAERVIESFQNIPIEDEGRLRNLNLREHFFRHIFTLADFSEVKKKQKIRFLTEFHSRNKYLFMAYNQKELKISGAIAANHEKRPFDEVIDLYEQSLHRIFNRLPRISTNINVAQHIFGYFSKFLSSKEKEYFLSELERYIQRKIPLSTIMSLLKMWVVRFENPYLEQQTYFEAFPEALLNINTTGKGRLQK; this is encoded by the coding sequence ATGAGAATATTTCAGAAGCCCACGATTTTTATCAGCCGATGCATCGAGTTTGATTCTTGCAGATATAATGGTGATATGATCAGCAGTCCTGAAGTTCGAGCAATGATAGATCATGTTAATTTTATCCATCACTGTCCTGAGGATAAGATTGGATTGGGAACTCCGAGAGATGCGCTTCGTCTCGTCGTTATCGATGGAAATAACCTTTTAATTCAATCAAATACAGAACTCGATGTGACAGAAAAGATGATATCTTATGCAGATAAAATCATCTCACAATTGCCTGAAATGCATGGTTTTATTCTTAAAAGCAGATCTCCTTCATGTGGCATCAAAGACGTTAAAGCATACCCTCGCACTGGAAAAGTAGCGATGCTACACAAAAAAGCAAAAGGTATCTTTGCAGAAAGAGTAATCGAATCATTCCAAAATATACCTATCGAAGATGAAGGCAGATTACGAAACCTTAATCTCAGAGAACATTTTTTCAGACATATCTTTACGCTTGCAGATTTCAGCGAAGTTAAGAAAAAGCAAAAGATCAGATTTCTTACTGAATTCCATTCCAGGAACAAGTATCTATTCATGGCATACAATCAAAAAGAATTGAAAATTTCAGGTGCAATTGCAGCTAATCATGAAAAAAGACCCTTCGATGAAGTTATTGACCTTTATGAACAATCACTTCATCGTATCTTCAATCGTTTACCTCGAATTTCAACAAACATAAATGTAGCCCAACACATTTTTGGTTATTTTTCTAAGTTTCTTTCATCAAAGGAAAAAGAGTACTTTCTTTCTGAACTTGAAAGATATATACAAAGGAAAATACCGTTGAGTACAATCATGAGTTTACTGAAAATGTGGGTCGTTCGTTTTGAGAATCCTTATCTCGAACAACAAACATATTTCGAAGCATTCCCTGAAGCACTACTTAATATCAACACAACTGGTAAAGGTCGTCTCCAGAAGTGA